The nucleotide window TAAAAGGCCAATTTTGGCTCTCACTAATTTTTCCTTTCAACTTTgatctcacacacacacacacaataaaactatgttaatatgttttaaattatatgattagattattttaaattaaagataaattaatgtataatctataataatatatcatctgtataccaataaaactatgaatATATACTTTCGATACACAATTTAAACacacaaataatgtgttattatgtgactggaagactttaaattaaagataaagtaacactcacccatatgatgatacatcatttgtataacaataaaaaatatacgtacatatttttgatatacaatttagatatacatatgatgtgttattatgtgattagaagattttgaattaaagataaagtaatactcaatcacatgataatacatcatatgtatattcaaattatatatttaaaatatttacatataactttaattatatatatatatatatataaataaagtacCTATATATTGAACACCATATgtatttttcattgaaaaaatatatatatatatatatatatatatataataattcaaaattcaaaccattatataatatatttttgaaggGTATATTAATTCTACCTTTTTCtcagtggtttttttttttttttccatatgatttgcttagaatttaaatttggcCACCAACTCctctttcaattaaattatttagctACCAACTTCACTATCACTTTTTGACatttaatattcaataattgGGAAGATATTATAGAACACAAATTATTCTTCTCAGTTTTTAATAAACTTGTTCCCATAAATTTCTTCTAGTAAATTGCCCACATATGGcttattttaatacctaaaatttaacaataaataaattctttttttttttttgggtaacaaGGAATTTCATCTAAGTTGGATTGTCACTTTTGAAACTGAATCAActatatcaaataaaacaaattttaagtcTAGTGACAAACCCTATAAtcattaaaccaaataaatcaaaagtttgattttgatatattatcagaggaattttattatttttgaaattaaaaaataataattattattttatgggGATTCTTATCATAACCCTAATTGaatcttaaaaaatcaaatttaaacttgtaaaatgattttataaaaatgataatgttatatatatttaatttgaatccttaaaattttatatcttaagtaatatttatcatttaaaaatctcccattatttaaaataaattaatcatgaAAGAAGCCACTAAAAATCCCCCATTAGATCACATCTTAAACTACAATAACTAAGAAATAATGAGAAGaaataattaagagaaatatatgaatataattaagaaataattgagaaatataattatgaaGAAGTAATCGAgtaaagttataaaataataataataatatcaacaattttttttttttttttgtcttgagATTCTAAATGACTGACAATGATCGCAACCCGCACGAGCCGTTTCATTCATTGGATACTCTTACTGATGCTGGGGTGAATTTGGACACTAATACTATATACATCCTTATTCTGACACCATCCTTGCCACCTTTCCTGCTTTTGTTTGCCCACTTTCCTTCCAAACAACTCCTATTTTCTCTCGTTTTCTCACCACTTTCCATCCTCCCAAGGTGTTATTCTTAACCTGCTTGTTGAATGTCACATCTTTTGGTTCTACCTCAAAATAGTAATATTCTTGCgtacataaaacaaaaacaatatatgtctcattatttattatattatattatattaatttctaaagTTGAACCACAATTATAAATTAACATTCTTTTGGTAATTGGAAAATTTCATAAGAATTGGTTAGATGAATAAATTCTAGAGCACAATGATCTAACCTTGAATTAGTTGGATAGGTTAATCCCAAAACACAGTGACCAAGCCTATACAAGCGATgtcttttttttgaaaattttaatattctactaattttgttaaacattttactgtttaagataataacatttgattgagtgattttaaagtaaaaaataataataatcacatcatcaaatcataaattaccTATTACTTTATGTATCATGTAGCATAGATGATATCCTTCTTACTATGTTACTATTGAGAATCTTAGGAAGCAATTAAAACCAAGTGAGGCTCAAAGTAAAATTCTCACTCAAAATCCCAAAAGTGGAGTTACATACGAAGAACTTTTGAGTAAGTCTTTTATGGAGTCAGGatttgtgtttgtgtgtgtgtgtgtgtgtgtgtgtatagaaGGCATAGTTTTCACTTTCACTTTgacatcataatcaaaatactATTTGCAATTCTAGCCACTAATTAAGggcttaattaattttcttaatcaaTCAATGAAATGTCTTGGGTGGGTTGGTAAGTGTTCCCAGAATAAAcacaaaaaaggaagaagaaaattaaagccATAAATTAAGATTGAATCTTAAATAATTCAAACTATATGATATTAAATACAAGCACATTGTTGATAAAGATTCCATGCATAATCACTTGGCCCTACCAAAAAGaacaattaatattaagaaGAAGCatattaattctttaatttctcaTTAATTATCAAGTTGACTTACAAACttcttgaaaataaaatgaaatcacaCTCAAACAAGCCTCAAATAATCCACCCTTAATAAAATTACACTAATTTTGCACTCCCCAAACTCCCCAAAAGTCAGCAATACATCCATACAAAAGCTAAAAATAGTGATGATAATTAGTGTAGTCTAATTattaatcaaagaaaaagaaacctaCCTCAAAAAAGCTCAAAGTTCCACACTATATTTCAACtatcaaattgaagaaaatcTATGGATATCATGCCGTATTCAGTCATATAATTATCTGCAATAGAACTATGTATATTCACTTTGaatacatatttgatgtgtcattaaattaagaattaagtaatgacatatatcaaatatgtattggATTATGTGAGTATGCATAGTATCACTTGATTATCAGACTGAGATGTCTCGAAGAGCACAGAAGAAAAAGAGCTCTAAATCAGGAGGAGCGAAGAAGGCAATGGGAGTTCTTTGCAATGAAGAGCAATTAGAGACAACTCTTTGCTTCTTTGGAGCTGGTGGGCATGTCACAATCTCTGGTATTCTGTATCTCTCAGCTCTTGGTGTTGAGCACCCACTTGATGAACTTGAAGAATCAAAATGGTGATCACtaatattattctttgaaaCATCATCTGATGAAGTTACAATggttaatgatgatgatgatgcctTTTGAACTTCCTTCCTCTTCTccttctgcttcttcttcttcttatattGGGTGGTTCTTCTTGCCTTTGgggctgctgctgctgctgctgctgatCTTGTTCTTGCTCTTGTTCTTTCAGAGGGAGCCATTTTCAGAGAACTGAGAAAAAGACTTGTTCTTCTTCCTCAGTTGAAGTTCAAGAATTGCAGTGTACTAAAACTGGCCAAGAGCAAACTGAAATCTGCTGCTTAATACACAAAAAactaagagagagagaaaaaaaaaggacagCTACTAAGTTTGACCGAAAAGATGAAGGAAAAAAGATTTGGCTACACCAAGAGTCTTTAGAAGCAAAAACTTTTCAAGCTCACAATTACTCCTCAAAAGACTCAGTAAATTTAAACTGTGCTCAAACTTGATCACCTACCCACAAGTTTTCACACAAACCCATAtgagatgatgaagaagaacgTCATCAACAGCTTCACCTGAATAAAACcctaataagaaattaaatggaGAGGGAAGGAGAGAGGGAGAGTTATGGAGCGGATAGAGACACAAAGGGGTTTATATTTCGAGTTAAGAATAATTAGGGCAGGGCTGCCCGTTGCCCTTGGAAAGGAAGATCGGAGAGAGTGATTGAagagtttcaaattttgtgcATATTGGGATTATTGATTAGGAATAATATTTTTGGCAgcctattaatattaatatattgattaCCCAGTTAATTACCTTAATGCCCctaaagttttatataataaaaaaattatttaaaataaataaaattatatatacaaacaacatatataattttatacacacataataatatattaatatataattaaatattattttatttataatttaaaactatctaatcatataaaaacatattattatttgtacataaaacattactctttacaaattttaaaataatataatttcttttgcccttaattaattgttaaaatttataagttacgagttaataaatattactaaatcaatttaagtatttaattgggtatttagattatatgtgtaattaaataattttaaattataaatgaagtaacactcaattatataatgacatatcatttaaatacttaattatatacataaaactgGATACATACTAAATTACCTTCCAATCATTCTTAAAACTTAATAGgaagaggatttttttttttaatttcataaaattgatattaatatttggttatcatgtttaaatttgattttatttatttatttaattgaataaatttcagaatttttgcttgaacagataaatatattttttaattttaaaatgcttCTTTTTAGTGGaacttgaattttaaatttcggtgataatttataaatttgtaatcTAGGCtgttaaattatctttaatatgcttaaatttgcatgatttatcatttttagTAGAACTCAAATTGTGGTTCATCTTAGCAGTTTAATAATTAGATTTCAAATGGTTATTTTATCGCTAACTAAGGATTTctcctatatttttttcataaacttaaatggaaattttaaattaagagatttTCATTGGTTAATTTCTCTTAGCcaggtatgaaaattataaaatactctTATCGAGGgggataaaaataaagtaatacttaatcatattttaacatacataaatgtttatttatttatatactcaaaatagatacgtatagtattattcgataaaaataatattatacgtatctattttaattacacaaataaatatatatttatgtatatcatcagataattaagtgttattttatctttaattcaaaatcatctaattacataataacacatatcaaatatatactcatttatgtacttaaaatatatattcaaaatataaatatataattttattattttgaacatgGATAAAATACggattatcatatttttctttaacaataaaattatgtgtacatatttttagtacacaaatatatatacacatagatATGTCATGATTATGTGTGtatatttttgtgtataaaaaatacgTATATATAGCATTGTTCTTCTccttaattgaaaaaagaaaaaggaatacTTAAAAAGTCTAAAAGATGATCCATGTTAATCTGGGATGGACAACTAGTTAGGAATAAATAAGGTTTGCATGGTGTAACAAACAAGGGTTAATACTCAAGATTCTCAAAACCCTTTTacacaattttcaattaattaattaattataggatTAACACTAATCCAATAAATTTAATCAACCCATTTGGACAAAAACAAACACAGTTGATGAAGTATGCAGAGTTTTTGTCTTCAACCCCTAAATCTCAGCTTCTTTTTCACCTGGCGGTCGGTAAGCCATTTTTTATATTGCTgttatttttttaccatttcTGGTTCAGGGGATCCCAGAGAGATGCCAAATGGGTGACACCATATGCACACGTGGGTTCTGGTTTCAATTTCTAGACATTGGAGATTAAtgaatttgttttcttgttttggtACCATTATGTTTTGGTCGTTGGATTGTAGTTTAAGATTCTAATCCAACGGTTGTTATTGGCTAAGCATTTGGGAGAAAGAACACTAAACACCTGGTATCCATGAAAGCTTCAAGGTTTAAGGGTGgatttaatcacattatataCTGATCCCACATCAGCAACACcgaaaaaaacaatattatgcgTATAcagttttgagtatataaataaatacatatataatatattattatataattaaatattactttatcattaatttaaaatcactcaatcatataataatagggagaaggactatttcccatctaacttttgatgcgtttttaaaatgtcatccatgacagatgaaaatccacttttctcaCCCGTGAGCCGTTAATAtagatgatatctgtttgcatacgggtaaaatgtccattttacccttgttagatgaaatgacaaaaatacccctcaatttagtctacacaattcatcccaaaattgatgtgaggattttaccattcaccctccttaggttttagaaactaacatttcaccttacctaaagtttttaaactttgaaaactaacattttcacccccaaacctaggatttccgtatttttcaaaatacagccgccccccataactttcaaaactagcagtttcactcccattcttcaacttcatctcctgACGTCGTCTCGGGCGTCATCACCGGTAGGGCTGGATTggagtcgagccgagctcggctcgcagccagctcgagctcggctcgatttttttatggccggctcgagttcggctcgagcttgactcgagctgacctcggctcggctcattttcTGCTCGGCTCGTTTATGCTCGactcggctcatttttcatatcaaaataacatcgttttgtgtatatataaaaatcaaaactacgccgttttgtataaaaaatttaaaaaaaaatcaaccgagccaacccgagccagctcgagctcgatcgagccgagcagagcccggctcgttttgGGCTTGAACCGAGcggagtcgagctcgagctcgaactggcttggctcgaatccagccctaatcaccggcctcctccttctcctggtgcgacggcggtggtgcaatgaagagatcttcatctcctcgtcgcacggtgcgacgaagagacgaagatctcttcgtcgctccacccagacgacgaaggacgactcttcgccGTTCTTCATCGCTCCTCGCGTCATCCAAACGctacgacgaagcgtcgtccttcatctgttcttccagatctggaatCTGGGCTACAAAGGGTCGTCTTTTGTAGTTGGAGATAAGAGATCGATCGATTGCGTCAGCCGTCgatggtggctggagaaggaagcaaaccctagggatgaaatctaaacttttcaaactttgagaatgtgttagttattagtttttaaaacctggaggggggaaacggtaaaattttaaagttttaaggttttaaatagtaaatgacgattttacccctgttcctaactgaaaaattagatggcagtttggtcacgggtgggaaaatggattttcatctgccgtgggtggcattttgaaagCGCATCAAAaattaggtgggaaatagtccttctccctataataataatatcatctatatgtacctatttatatatttaaaactatatacatataatttcattGTACCACAAATCAATATGTTTACAACACAAAAACTTTCAGAGCACTAACCAAAACATACCATTGATGTTACTTTCGTGATACCACAAAAACTTGACTTATTtggtataataattataaaattaattagtaaattCAAAGTTTCACATATTTAGTATAATTAGTTTAACCTTTATAAAACCgtctaaattaaataaagtttcctcgctacaaaaaaaaaaaaaatcctcaaagTTGGCTTAATTCTAGTTGAAGAGGTTGTAAACATGCATCAGAGTTGTAAAATCTatgaagaataagaaaataagaaagattCCATTTCTAATATGAAGGGGAACACACGAAGGCAGGGATGCATGGAAAACACAAATTTTAGAGTCTAGTAGCTGTTTTCATCAAAGTTAGCAACAGAAGAGGTTCTAAATGGAATTATGGAAAAAACCTGCAATATTTCCAAGACAATTCTATTAGTAGATTGAATTCGATGATGATCTTGATGACGATGATAACTGAAAAAGAATCTTCACAATATTTCTATATTCAATAAGTGCAACAAAATCAATGAATTTGATTCTTATGAGTTCACTGAATCTCAAGTATCAAACGGAATATATGGAAAACCATCTCATTCCGAAAATTCAAGTGAATCTATCAacttttatttaacaaaaacagaagataaaaacacaaaatacataatGAAATGAAactatttttgatttttttttcctgttgctatcttttcttattttttttagcttttttcCAACCAACTTTCCGACATTGATTCTGGTGATTCTTCACTTTTTAGTTCTCATTCTATCTTCCCTAATGGATCtaatgctttgataccatttgttagaAACCTAACtcttattcaacaaaaataaaaggtaaaaacacaataaaataaaattacttcattaataaaaagattataaaaataaaacaaacaattcgAAAAGTTCGAAACCTCCCATTCCAGACAGTTTGAGAAGTCTGGGACCTCCTATTTTCCAGTTATTCGAGACACCAGAGACCTCCTTGAATCAGCCAAAGTTGGTTACCTAAATTACAAAatcctaatatatttttttcaaacacCGGCCATTTGGGGTCAATTCTTGCAAATATGAATGGTTACTCAGCGGCAGGAACACCTCAAGTCAATGACCTCGAAATGCTGATAAGTAAATTTATGGAGAAATTTGTCTTGCTGATTGCCTAGGGCGCAGCTGTATGTCAAGTTATGATCAAAATGAAGACATTGAAATAAAATTCGCATATAATCTAAGAAGATTTATATGATAACAAAGTTTGATCTTAGAATAGTTGAAACAGTTGGCTTAAGAATGATTTGggggaaaattgaaaatcaaaatcccaaacattaatatataaataatcagatcaaaagaaatacaaaataacatgtaaaAGAAAAAGGGCACTTAAGATTCAGTCACCATTCTCTTGAAGCTGCTTCATCCATCTCCTATTGTGATGAAGGAAACAACTCTATGTAACGACGTCCAACAGTCATCAGATCTTTGGCGATAGCTACCTGAGAATCTTCTGCATTTGCAAACTCAACAAATGCTTCGCCAGTTGGCCTCCCCTTTGAAATCATTGTATGATGAACTGAGTCTCCTGACAATACAAAATCTTTAAAGAAATCCATTATATCATCTCAAATGTAATACCCCGTACATTAAGCTGAGTCCTTGCCCTCATAATGTGATTTAGCTCTTGGAATATTCCTGGGAGGTGAACCACCATGAGCATCCAAACTCTCATTTGCTATTGTCTTGTAATATTCTTAATTCTTACTTCCAAAAACCTCAACATACCTCCTTCCCATATTCTGGCTATTCTTTTGGAGGGCAAAGTCAACTTGAAGAGGATACCCCAACACACAAAAGGCTTCTCTAGTGAACTTGCTGTTCTTGTTGACAAAAAGAACATCAACAATGTTCAGACGATGAAGAACTCAACCACATCAGTTTCCGTGAAATCAAAGGGAAGACCACAAGGTTGTACAACAGGGAAAGGTGGAGGTTGGTTAACATACCCATAAGGTCGTGGATTGTACATAAAACTTCAACCTGGGGAACTTCCATAGAATGGAGGTCCCTGATCAATCAAACACTGATACTTTGCACCCATTTAATGCCCATTGATACGATCAACAAATTTGCTTCAGTGTCCATAAATCATGAAACCAGCATAGGACAACTAGTCAATACTTGAGCACAGAATACATATAAATcattacaatttaaaataataaatcaataaaccACACAATTCTTTTAATCGTTCAAATATACAGGGAAAGAAATAGTCAAGTAAATCTATATATGCTCTAGTTTCATccaactttaaataaatgcattacTAATTCCACcgctaataaaataaaataggatGTTTAGAAGACTGTTCTGGGATGAAAAAGCCACCACACTCAACTACATGGGTCCAATTAAAACAATCTGATTTAAGACTAGAGAGAAATTGTCACATAGTATTAAgccatatttatctaaatgagcaataattagATTTGACACCTTGTTTCTAAATTGTGCTCATAACTTCATACTCTTCCGTTTCAAGTGATCTCAACATATTCTCCAAGAAATCATAATCCGTTTTAAGAATGTTAACAGCAAACAAGTCTAAGTAATATGAAATCCTTCCAGTAGCTTAAAATTCATTACATGTATGATGCAATAGATAAAGATATTTCAGGACAAAATTAGCATACAAACAAAGTTTCTTTCTTGTGATCAAATTCTAATAAAGGGTATTAGATGTGCTAAAGAGTAGATTAAGTAGAATCCAACATAGAAAGACTACATAAAATTGAGCTCACAGAAAACAAACCAGTATAGCAGTTCCCATGtttattatgtttgaaaaaacTACTTTCCCACCAATGGCAGGTATGCGATTGAGTCCAGTTTGTCCTCCATAAATAGAGTAGTGGACATTTGAAAGATGGGGAAGACATTCTCGGTAGCCATACTTCTATATACTCCTTTCCTTCAATAACTgaatctaatcaaatcaattattgaAGTACTATGGAAGGCAAGCCCGACCACCATGCAGAAAAGAAAGTTGAGGTGGCATGAATGCATTACCTTCTCCATGAACAATATGAACGCACTCAGAAAGAAGAGTACATGCTGATCAGTTATGTTTTACCCAGTAATACTAAAGTATGCTAAACAATATAGAAGATTCCGGATTTGGCTGAACATCAACTTATGCTGTTTAAACCCAACGTCCCTCAACAAGCATGAAGACTTAAAACTAAGCCAATGAATTCATGAACAAAATATACTCTAATCACAAAACATCCATCTTGCTATGTCTAAGCAACTACTAAATCAGAACTTCATAAATTCTTCATTCTCCTCTCTCCAAAGGTTTCAAAAACATAATCCA belongs to Mangifera indica cultivar Alphonso chromosome 2, CATAS_Mindica_2.1, whole genome shotgun sequence and includes:
- the LOC123209660 gene encoding cyclin-dependent protein kinase inhibitor SMR13-like, with the protein product MAPSERTRARTRSAAAAAAAPKARRTTQYKKKKKQKEKRKEVQKASSSSLTIVTSSDDVSKNNISDHHFDSSSSSSGCSTPRAERYRIPEIVTCPPAPKKQRVVSNCSSLQRTPIAFFAPPDLELFFFCALRDISV